The stretch of DNA tacaagttcTTGGCCGTTCGGATTTGTCATTATTTCATTACGGTATCTCTGAATCTAAACTGATAAAATGTCAAGCGGCTCTATCTTTGCTTGTTTTGTAGGTCTAACAAGCACGCTGCTTGAGGTTTCGGGTGCCGGCGCTGGCCTTCTCGTGCAGCACTGGACACTGGGGTCGTGCATGGCCGGGCTTGGCACAgtacagacacagacccttttcttgtcgtcgggtcttctccttggaggTAAGTCGTCCAGTGTGGGTGAACTTACCGTTGGGCCGCTTGGCCGAAGAGGGTTTTCGCTCGCCCTGGTTTCCTCCGCTACCTCCGTTGCCGCCGTTGCTAACAATGGATGCGGCTCTGCTTCGAGAAGGAGCAAAGTCGGTGGTGTTAGCGCCTGTGGCAGGCGAGAAGGAGGGGATTTGGCCCACTCCAACGCCACCGTAGGTGACATTGGAgacaggagcaggagcagcgtTAGCAGCAGGCTTGGCATTGCTCTGCGATCGCTTGTGACGCGACTCGATTCGTCGGGGACCTCCGCCGTTGTTGCCGTTCATACTGGTGTTGCCGAGTTCGGAAAGAGGGGTAGTGGAAATGACAGACTGCGAGGCGGATCGACTGTGAGTCTGTCGGAACTTGGGCTGGTAGATTCCTTCGGCTTGCGAAGAAGAGTTGTTGGGCGACGTGGTGGCGGAGGAGGCCACGACAGGAACATTGTGACCGGAGCCGGATGACACGTTTCGCGACGTGGCCTGGGGAATGTTCATgttgggggtggtgggagTACCAACCATGGGGATCTCCTGGGGGATTTCCGGGGTGGAAACCACCGTCTCCTTGGGGGTGGAGGGCACGGAGGGCAGGACAGGGGAAGACGTTCGTGTTGAGGCAATGTCTTCCACGTCGGAGGCGGCCATGGACtcgtcatcgtcctcctcgaccgCGTCGGGGTGGATTTCCTTGAATCGCTGCCACTCCCGCTCCGTCTCGGACGCCTGGAAGGCCTCCCAGATGAGATCGGTCATGTTGCCCAGGAGCGACATGTCCATTCGCTTCTGGACAGGCTCGGGCAGGTTGGACACAAAGATGGCGCCCATGACCAGGTCGCCCTTGGGCGAGGTGTTGGCAGCATCGGACAGGCCGAGGGCCAGATGGAGGTTTCGGTACTCCCAGATGTAGGCCTCAGGGTCGGAATCGCATTTGAGACGGGCAAACTTGAGAGCAAGGTCCTGGTCGGTGTTTTTGGTGGGGCCAGCAGAGGACATGTGTTTCTGGGGAAGGCTCGAAGTAGTTTAGCGGAAAGAGTCCGGTTtatatgtttttttgctgtttttggtggtgtgtgGGGGTGATATGATGCCGTGTACAGCTGAGTGTGGGTGTAACGACGGAGATTTCTCTCAGATTAAAAAGGGGCGTAGCAGAGTAGCACGATTGTGGGCATCCAGATAAGCGAATATCTAGATGTGGGGGTGTTCTTGTGGAAAGGAAGGGTCAAGAGGATAGTACCTTGTCGCTTGTGACCTGGGTACTGACTTGTAGATAGGTGAGGAGAGAGAAGGGAGAGAGTGTAACTGAGACTACATTACATGGTGGGAGCGTGCAAATAGAGTTGGCCGGGCTACAGTCTTAAGCAATTAGTGTTGGAGCTAAAAGCCCACTTGTTTTGACAGCTGGGTGTTCGGCCGAGTAGAGCTGTTTGTTAGTGTCGGGGAGAGATTCTATAGACGGTTGGTCTGTATGGATGGCTATAGCAGCAATGTAACGGTAGATTGGACATGTGACCTGTCAGATCaggtgatggagttggCTAGTCGAATGGCTTGGCTGATGGTGATTCTTACGCTACACGCGTCTGTACGTAGTCATACTTGTGCTGCTTCCGTTAGATAATATTTTTTTACACGTCCAATCTTGCAATCCTGCTGCACTCTTGCACTTGCCCCAGTTACTTAGATGAAGATGCCGCGCATGACAAGAGTGCGCCAGCCAAACAGTGTTACGTGGTACCGTAGTCCCGGAAACGGATGCCTCGCAGAGGCAGCGAGtggatgtactgtacacgAGTAGTACAGACAAGTGTTATTCCGTGAACACGTGCCATATCAGTCTCAGTCTAGCTTCAGGTACCGGCTATTTCTCACGTCTTATTTGCACACGTCTCCACAGCCATATATTATCTTTCTTTCATAACTAAATCTCTCTCCTCGTACTCAAACTTAAGACGTCACTATTGGCTTGGCAACACCACAGTGGCAGAATGAACAGACTCACACGGCTGAAGAATGGTGGGAATGACATGTGGAATGAGAAGACGCACACAGAGTGCAAGTAATCAGTATGACTGGATAGAGAGGTTTTATTGAACAAGAGTTAAGTCGTTACTTCTACCACATAGGCTAACATATTTTTATCCCATCCCTGTTCATGGTCTCACTTAGA from Yarrowia lipolytica chromosome 1D, complete sequence encodes:
- a CDS encoding uncharacterized protein (Compare to YALI0D04136g, no similarity); translated protein: MSSAGPTKNTDQDLALKFARLKCDSDPEAYIWEYRNLHLALGLSDAANTSPKGDLVMGAIFVSNLPEPVQKRMDMSLLGNMTDLIWEAFQASETEREWQRFKEIHPDAVEEDDDESMAASDVEDIASTRTSSPVLPSVPSTPKETVVSTPEIPQEIPMVGTPTTPNMNIPQATSRNVSSGSGHNVPVVASSATTSPNNSSSQAEGIYQPKFRQTHSRSASQSVISTTPLSELGNTSMNGNNGGGPRRIESRHKRSQSNAKPAANAAPAPVSNVTYGGVGVGQIPSFSPATGANTTDFAPSRSRAASIVSNGGNGGSGGNQGERKPSSAKRPNGKFTHTGRLTSKEKTRRQEKGLCLYCAKPGHARPQCPVLHEKASAGTRNLKQRAC